The following proteins come from a genomic window of Corallococcus sp. NCRR:
- a CDS encoding Ig-like domain-containing protein, translating into MKAVSLRALRTMAALRSRHTATLLPSGKLLVAGGGDILGNGTASTEVFDPATGTWASTGAMAGVRQAHTATLLPNGKVLVAGGASTSISSGIASAELYDPATGTWTNAGSMLSARRDHTATLLPSGKVLIAGGQQGSNRLTQAELYDPATGTWSATGALPAARGAHTATLLPNGKVLVAGGYNGDAILASASVYDPATGTWSATGAMASARSGHTATLLPDGKVLLAGSGGGSAELYDPATGTWASTGSLATTHDSPTATLLPSGRVLITGGYGSAVMEEYDPATGTWTTTGALSTARYQATATLLPSGNVLIAGGENGGRQSQRSVDLYAPGTGTWASTVAATARSGHTATMLPNGKVLVSGGANADGMLATSEVFAPATSAWTPTGSLATARTRHTATLLPHGKVLVSGGANADGTLASAEVYDPATGAWASTGALFSPREGHTATLLRDGRVLVAGGSNSSGLLPRGEVYDPATGTWTSTGPMAYSRDRHTATLLPNGKVLVAGGNQSGASLYSAELYDPATGTWTATGGLNIYRHGHTAALLPSGKVLVIGGAGDGDYVLRAEEYDPARGTWALTGSMSTGRTAATATLLPSGNVVVTGGVNDSGPVAATEVYATELSGWISSGPSMSMPRSGHAAALLPDGQVLVTGGANADGSLATAEVYDDTGAPYAWRPAFQAPDSRPGSSIQLTGTGFRGVSEASGGNTQSSATNVPLLGLMAVEGGALTRMSRGNYSDTSVTATVPAVPAGYYFLTVITNGSPGGRVVHVQGALLLAPVVVTPADGALLTTVTPAISGTAEAHTTVTVLLDGVAVGTTETNAQGNWTFTPSAALAQGTHTLSARTTDAEGNTSPDAPSRSFRVDSVAPDAPVVVTPASGAVVTTATPVLSGTAEANSAVSLLLDGVTPFNTTANGAGSWSVRPSTALAQGAHSFTAQARDAAGNTSQVSAARAFSVDSVAPNAPVVATPAQGALVNTATPFISGTTEPGSTVTLSIDGQSSAAVVDGTGNWSFTPGTALAQGAHSMTARATDAAGNASQTSATRSFSVDSVAPATPVVVTPASGAVVTTATPVFSGTAEASSRVTLSIDGTSFEVTANGSGNWSFTPGTALTQGAHSFTAQARDAAGNTSQTSATRAFSVDSVAPDAPVVVTPANGALLNTATPVISGTAEAGSTVILSVDGTAVEVVADGSGNWSFTPGTALAQGAHSVTAQAKDTAGNTSQASAPRAFSVDSLAPAAPVVATPAEGALVNTATPVISGTAEAGSTVILSIDGTSFEVTADASGNWSFTPSTALVQGTHSVTAQAKDTAGNTSQTSAAHTFSVVFAAPAAPVVLTPANGAVLNSAPSVISGTADPGSTVTASIDGNVIGSTPVNSDGTWRFALTLALSSGSHTLVVSAVDAMGTPSPSVSTSFTISRPAPQVPQEEGGCSAAPASSASWLAIAFGISFLRRRRKSGAAK; encoded by the coding sequence GTGAAGGCGGTGAGCCTGAGGGCCCTGCGCACCATGGCGGCGCTGCGCTCCAGGCACACAGCGACGCTGCTCCCTTCGGGCAAGCTGCTCGTCGCGGGAGGCGGGGACATCCTCGGCAACGGGACCGCCAGCACGGAGGTCTTCGACCCCGCGACGGGCACCTGGGCTTCCACTGGCGCGATGGCCGGGGTCCGGCAGGCCCACACAGCGACCCTGCTGCCCAATGGCAAGGTGCTCGTCGCGGGAGGCGCCAGCACCTCCATCAGCAGCGGCATCGCCAGCGCGGAGCTCTATGACCCCGCGACGGGCACCTGGACGAACGCGGGCTCCATGCTCAGCGCCCGCCGGGATCACACCGCGACGCTGCTGCCCTCGGGCAAGGTGCTCATCGCCGGTGGCCAGCAAGGCAGCAACCGCCTGACCCAGGCGGAGCTGTACGACCCCGCGACGGGCACCTGGTCCGCCACTGGCGCGCTGCCCGCGGCCCGGGGCGCCCACACGGCGACCCTGCTGCCCAATGGCAAGGTGCTCGTGGCCGGCGGCTATAACGGCGATGCCATCCTGGCCAGCGCGAGCGTGTATGACCCCGCGACGGGCACCTGGTCCGCCACTGGCGCGATGGCCTCCGCCCGGAGCGGCCACACGGCGACGCTGCTGCCCGACGGCAAGGTGCTCCTCGCTGGCAGCGGTGGGGGCAGCGCCGAGCTGTATGACCCCGCGACGGGCACCTGGGCCTCGACCGGCTCCCTCGCCACCACGCACGACAGCCCTACGGCGACCCTGCTGCCTTCAGGCAGGGTGCTGATCACGGGCGGCTACGGTAGCGCCGTCATGGAGGAGTACGACCCCGCGACGGGCACCTGGACGACCACCGGCGCCCTGAGCACGGCGCGCTACCAGGCCACGGCGACCCTGCTGCCCTCGGGCAACGTGCTCATCGCGGGCGGAGAGAACGGGGGCCGTCAATCCCAGCGCAGCGTGGACCTGTACGCCCCCGGGACGGGGACCTGGGCTTCCACGGTCGCGGCCACGGCCCGCTCCGGCCACACGGCGACGATGCTGCCCAATGGCAAGGTGCTCGTCAGCGGTGGCGCCAACGCCGACGGCATGCTCGCCACCTCCGAGGTGTTTGCCCCCGCGACGTCCGCCTGGACGCCCACGGGCTCGCTGGCCACGGCTCGCACCCGGCACACGGCGACGCTGCTGCCCCATGGCAAGGTGCTCGTCAGCGGCGGCGCCAACGCCGACGGCACGCTGGCCAGCGCCGAAGTGTATGACCCGGCGACGGGTGCCTGGGCTTCGACGGGCGCCCTGTTTTCGCCTCGGGAAGGGCACACGGCGACGCTGCTGCGGGATGGACGGGTGCTCGTGGCCGGCGGCTCCAACAGCAGCGGCCTTCTGCCCCGTGGTGAGGTGTATGACCCGGCGACGGGCACGTGGACCTCCACGGGCCCCATGGCGTACAGCCGGGATCGTCACACCGCGACGCTGCTGCCCAACGGCAAGGTGCTCGTGGCTGGCGGCAACCAGTCCGGTGCCTCCTTGTACTCCGCGGAGCTGTATGACCCCGCGACGGGCACCTGGACCGCGACAGGCGGCCTGAACATCTATCGCCACGGCCACACGGCGGCGCTGCTGCCCAGTGGCAAGGTGCTCGTCATCGGGGGAGCCGGCGACGGCGACTACGTGCTGCGCGCGGAGGAGTACGATCCCGCCCGGGGCACCTGGGCCTTGACCGGCTCCATGTCCACGGGGCGCACCGCCGCCACGGCGACCCTGCTGCCCTCGGGCAACGTGGTGGTCACGGGCGGCGTGAACGACAGCGGTCCTGTCGCCGCCACGGAGGTGTATGCGACCGAGCTCTCCGGCTGGATTTCCAGCGGCCCGTCCATGAGCATGCCCCGGAGTGGCCATGCGGCGGCGCTGCTGCCGGATGGCCAGGTGCTCGTCACCGGAGGCGCGAATGCAGACGGTTCGCTCGCCACCGCGGAGGTGTATGACGACACGGGCGCCCCCTATGCGTGGCGGCCCGCGTTCCAGGCTCCGGACTCGAGGCCGGGCTCCAGCATCCAGCTGACGGGCACGGGCTTCCGTGGCGTTTCGGAGGCCAGCGGCGGGAACACGCAGAGTTCCGCCACCAACGTCCCGCTGCTCGGCCTGATGGCCGTGGAGGGCGGGGCCCTGACGAGGATGTCCCGTGGGAACTACTCGGACACCTCGGTGACGGCCACCGTGCCCGCGGTTCCGGCGGGCTACTACTTCCTCACGGTCATCACGAACGGCAGTCCCGGTGGGCGCGTGGTCCACGTGCAGGGGGCGCTGCTGCTGGCCCCGGTGGTGGTGACGCCCGCCGATGGCGCCCTGCTCACCACCGTGACCCCCGCCATCTCCGGCACGGCCGAGGCCCACACCACGGTGACCGTCCTCCTGGATGGAGTGGCGGTGGGGACCACCGAGACCAACGCCCAGGGAAACTGGACCTTCACGCCGAGCGCCGCGCTGGCCCAGGGGACGCACACCCTCTCGGCCCGCACGACGGATGCGGAGGGCAATACCAGCCCTGACGCCCCTTCCCGATCCTTCCGCGTGGACTCCGTGGCGCCTGACGCACCGGTGGTGGTGACGCCGGCCAGTGGCGCCGTGGTGACCACCGCGACGCCGGTCCTCTCCGGCACGGCCGAGGCCAACAGCGCGGTGTCCCTCCTCCTGGATGGGGTAACGCCTTTCAACACCACGGCCAATGGCGCGGGGAGCTGGAGCGTCAGGCCGAGCACCGCGCTGGCCCAGGGAGCCCACTCCTTCACGGCTCAGGCGAGGGATGCGGCCGGCAATACCAGTCAGGTCTCCGCCGCCCGCGCCTTCAGCGTGGACTCGGTGGCGCCGAACGCACCGGTGGTGGCGACGCCCGCCCAGGGTGCCTTGGTGAACACCGCTACCCCCTTCATCTCCGGCACGACCGAGCCCGGCAGCACGGTCACCCTCTCCATCGATGGCCAGTCATCCGCGGCGGTGGTCGATGGGACGGGGAACTGGAGCTTCACGCCGGGCACCGCGCTGGCCCAGGGAGCGCACTCCATGACGGCCCGGGCGACGGATGCGGCCGGCAATGCCAGTCAGACCTCCGCCACCCGCTCCTTCAGCGTGGACTCCGTGGCGCCCGCCACACCGGTGGTGGTGACGCCGGCCAGTGGTGCCGTGGTGACCACCGCGACGCCCGTCTTCTCCGGCACGGCCGAGGCCAGCAGCAGGGTCACCCTCTCCATTGATGGGACGTCATTCGAGGTCACGGCCAATGGGTCGGGGAACTGGAGCTTCACGCCGGGCACCGCGCTCACCCAGGGAGCCCACTCCTTCACGGCTCAGGCGAGGGACGCGGCCGGCAATACCAGTCAGACCTCCGCTACCCGCGCCTTCAGCGTGGACTCCGTGGCGCCGGATGCACCGGTGGTGGTGACGCCTGCCAATGGCGCCCTGCTGAATACCGCGACGCCGGTCATCTCCGGCACGGCCGAGGCCGGCAGCACGGTCATCCTCTCCGTCGATGGGACGGCCGTGGAAGTCGTGGCCGATGGGTCGGGGAACTGGAGCTTCACGCCGGGCACCGCGCTGGCCCAGGGAGCGCATTCCGTCACGGCCCAGGCGAAGGACACGGCTGGCAATACCAGTCAGGCCTCCGCCCCCCGCGCCTTCAGCGTGGACTCCTTGGCGCCGGCTGCACCGGTGGTGGCGACGCCGGCCGAGGGTGCCTTGGTGAATACCGCCACCCCTGTCATCTCCGGCACGGCCGAGGCCGGCAGCACGGTCATCCTCTCCATCGACGGGACGTCCTTCGAGGTCACGGCCGATGCGTCGGGGAACTGGAGCTTCACGCCGAGCACCGCGCTGGTCCAGGGGACGCACTCCGTCACGGCCCAGGCGAAGGACACGGCTGGCAATACCAGCCAGACCTCCGCCGCTCACACCTTCAGCGTGGTCTTCGCGGCACCGGCTGCTCCGGTGGTGCTGACGCCCGCCAATGGTGCCGTGCTGAATAGCGCCCCCTCCGTCATCTCCGGCACGGCCGATCCTGGCAGCACGGTCACCGCCTCCATCGATGGCAACGTCATCGGGAGCACGCCTGTGAACAGCGACGGCACCTGGCGCTTCGCGCTCACCCTGGCGCTCTCTTCGGGAAGCCACACGTTGGTCGTCAGCGCGGTGGATGCCATGGGCACCCCGAGCCCCTCTGTGTCGACGTCCTTCACGATCTCCCGCCCCGCGCCCCAGGTGCCGCAGGAGGAGGGGGGATGCTCCGCGGCCCCCGCCTCCAGCGCGAGCTGGCTGGCGATCGCCTTCGGCATCAGCTTCCTGCGCCGTCGCAGGAAGTCGGGCGCCGCGAAGTAA